From a single Stomoxys calcitrans chromosome 4, idStoCalc2.1, whole genome shotgun sequence genomic region:
- the LOC106087540 gene encoding achaete-scute complex protein T4: MSSVSCNQSNAQHLFPTTIVSSGKMLKYPHIQPHPMAEDGKSRKVNRAQPYNAEQSQHSVLRRNARERNRVKQVNNSFARLRQHIPQTIIADLTKGGGRGPQKKISKVDTLRIAVEYIRRLEDLLEDLNGGSISLPQQFELQNNSSNCDTASNSSFSSSGSSTTASVYNSSPTPVYYTQSTSPLPSLMDANLQSGHLNPYGNSTTLLSPVSLNSYSPQHNTVYDNNNTSSSNNNITNGSQSPTSSFNSSLSYETANFEGQPLPDLSSTQINAAAAHFETNIQLKFEPYDNFNLDEEDCTPDDEEILDYISLWQEQ, translated from the coding sequence atgtcaagtgTTAGTTGTAATCAATCGAACGCTCAACATTTATTTCCCACCACAATTGTGTCTTCGGGCAAAATGCTTAAATATCCCCACATTCAACCCCATCCCATGGCGGAGGATGGCAAAAGTCGCAAAGTGAACCGTGCTCAACCCTACAATGCTGAACAATCACAGCATTCGGTGCTTAGGCGCAATGCCCGCGAACGAAATCGTGTGAAACAAGTGAACAATAGTTTTGCCCGCCTCCGACAGCACATACCTCAGACGATTATAGCAGATTTGACCAAGGGTGGAGGTCGTGGCCCCCAAAAGAAGATAAGCAAGGTGGATACTCTACGCATTGCGGTGGAGTATATACGCCGATTGGAAGACTTACTGGAGGATTTGAATGGCGGCAGCATAAGTCTGCCACAGCAATTTGAGTTGCAAAACAACAGCTCAAATTGTGATACGGCCAGCAATAGTTCCTTCAGTTCCAGTGGGTCCTCGACCACAGCTTCAGTGTACAATAGCTCACCCACACCGGTGTATTATACGCAATCCACCAGCCCTTTGCCTTCATTGATGGATGCCAATCTGCAATCGGGTCATTTGAATCCCTATGGCAACAGCACAACTTTGCTCTCTCCAGTATCCCTAAACTCGTATTCGCCTCAACATAATACAGTGTATGACAATAACAATACCAGTAGCAGTAACAACAACATCACCAATGGCAGTCAATCACCCACCTCATCTTTCAACTCCAGTCTGTCCTATGAAACAGCCAACTTTGAGGGTCAACCCTTGCCCGACTTATCCTCAACACAAATCAATGCTGCAGCTGCACATTTCGAGACCaacattcaattgaaatttgaacCCTACGACAATTTCAATTTGGATGAGGAGGATTGCACCCCCGACGATGAGGAGATCTTAGATTATATATCCTTGTGGCAGGAACAGTAG